Proteins co-encoded in one Prunus persica cultivar Lovell chromosome G6, Prunus_persica_NCBIv2, whole genome shotgun sequence genomic window:
- the LOC18772172 gene encoding pentatricopeptide repeat-containing protein At3g18970, which yields MHHLPRVRALFLLNLKLKSTHQLKRTHAQLITSGLLKSPTLYAKLIQQYGALSDPQSTNLYAHFVFKHFDEPNLFLLNTLIRCTQPKDSILVFANWVSKATLIFDDFTYKFVLGACARLPSVSTLLVGSQIHARIIKHDVVSNILVQTTLVHFYASNKDFVSARRVFDEMAVKNSVTWNAMITGYCSQRESARDALVLFRDMLDDVCGVKPTDTTMVCVLSAASQLGVLETGACVHGYIEKAIWVPHNDVFIGTGLVGMYSKCGCVDGALSIFKRMKEKNILTWTAMATGLAIHGKGNEALVLLDVMEAYGIKPNAVTFTSLLSACCHSGLVEEGLHLFHMMKSNFDVMPQMQHYGCIVDMLSRRGYLKEAYEFVVGMPVEPDAVLWRSLLSACKVHGDVAMGEKVGKKLLHIQSAQTCADLTLKSEDYVALSNIYASAERWEDVEMVRQEMKVKGIENKAGCSSIQTSSNISNHVLDGL from the coding sequence ATGCACCATCTCCCAAGAGTCAGAGCTCTCTTTCTGCTAAACCTCAAGCTAAAATCCACCCACCAACTCAAACGAACCCATGCCCAGTTGATTACCAGTGGCCTCCTCAAATCGCCCACCCTTTATGCCAAACTAATTCAGCAATACGGTGCCTTATCAGACCCACAAAGCACCAACCTTTATGCCCATTTTGTATTCAAACACTTTGATGAGCCAAACTTATTCCTCTTAAACACTTTGATAAGATGTACTCAACCCAAAGACTCTATTCTTGTTTTTGCCAATTGGGTATCTAAAGCAACCTTAATTTTTGATGATTTTACCTACAAGTTTGTTCTTGGAGCTTGTGCTAGGTTGCCTTCAGTGTCAACATTATTAGTAGGCAGCCAAATACATGCCCGGATCATCAAACATGATGTCGTATCAAACATTTTGGTACAAACTACACTGGTACATTTTTATGCTAGTAATAAAGATTTTGTTTCTGCACGGAgagtgtttgatgaaatggcTGTGAAAAATAGCGTTACGTGGAATGCAATGATCACGGGGTATTGTTCACAAAGAGAAAGTGCTCGTGATGCATTAGTGTTGTTTCGAGACATGTTGGATGATGTTTGTGGTGTGAAACCTACTGATACTACAATGGTTTGTGTTCTTTCTGCGGCTTCTCAGTTGGGTGTGTTGGAAACTGGTGCTTGTGTACATGGTTATATTGAGAAGGCAATATGGGTTCCTCATAATGATGTGTTTATAGGCACTGGTCTTGTTGGTATGTACTCAAAATGTGGATGTGTTGATGGTGCTCTGTCCATTTTTAAGCGAATGAAAGAGAAGAATATCTTGACTTGGACAGCAATGGCAACCGGGCTAGCCATTCATGGTAAGGGAAATGAAGCATTGGTGCTTTTGGATGTAATGGAGGCTTATGGAATAAAACCCAATGCAGTGACTTTTACCAGCTTGCTTTCGGCTTGTTGCCACTCGGGGCTTGTTGAAGAAGGCCTCCACTTGTTCCATATGATGAAGAGCAACTTTGATGTCATGCCTCAGATGCAACACTATGGTTGCATTGTTGACATGCTTAGCCGCAGAGGATACTTGAAAGAAGCCTATGAATTTGTAGTAGGGATGCCAGTTGAACCTGATGCCGTCTTGTGGAGGAGTTTGCTAAGTGCTTGCAAAGTTCATGGGGATGTTGCAATGGGCGAGAAGGTGGGGAAGAAGCTGCTCCACATACAGTCGGCGCAGACTTGTGCAGATTTGACTCTAAAGAGTGAGGACTATGTAGCTTTGTCGAACATTTATGCTTCTGCTGAAAGGTGGGAGGATGTGGAGATGGTAAGACAGGAAATGAAGGTTAAGggaattgaaaacaaagctgGTTGTAGTTCAAT
- the LOC18773694 gene encoding sec-independent protein translocase protein TATA, chloroplastic, which produces MEISSFTLSTPRSPLSLPFSSSQSTFLTNNATTSLFPNKNKVNSGALVLGRTRTRTRTERVKKGLTCNALFGLGMPELVVIAGVAALVFGPKKLPEVGKSIGKTVKSFQQAAKEFETELKKEPEALTETPTAVSEEEKQEVKVSSSQENA; this is translated from the exons atgGAGATCTCATCTTTTACTCTGTCCACTCCAAGATCCCCACTTTCGCTCCCTTTCTCATCATCCCAATCCACCTTCTTGACCAACAATGCCACTACCTCTTTATTCcccaacaaaaacaaggtCAATAGCGGTGCTTTGGTTCTGGGCAGGACCAGAACCAGAACAAGAACTGAAAGAGTCAAGAAGGGTCTCACTTGTAACGCTTTGTTTGGTCTTGGGATGCCGGAGCTTGTTGTTATAGCTGGGGTGGCAGCTTTGGTTTTTGGACCCAAGAAGTTACCTGAAGTGGGCAAGAGTATTGGGAAGACTGTCAAGAGCTTCCAACAG GCAGCAAAGGAGTTTGAGACAGAGCTTAAAAAAGAACCTGAGGCACTCACAGAGACACCTACAGCTGTgagtgaagaagaaaaacaagaagtcAAGGTCTCAAGCTCACAGGAAAACGCATAA